From Portunus trituberculatus isolate SZX2019 chromosome 37, ASM1759143v1, whole genome shotgun sequence, one genomic window encodes:
- the LOC123513972 gene encoding uncharacterized protein LOC123513972 isoform X1 — protein MKIPDHEKTGQWTNVWTQDSVFAHVEKELREMEDRLGPVRKTLTLSGELFNFIEMELKKLNSTVILESSPRLFPVGERFSETSRSLPNAVPSHGRKEARRRTVSAGALDNTRGKSNTRRHVSVRSESTATGTFLLGSAQSSAQSGGCYQNSNKEKNKKLIYSNVLSLKDLDQSLPPHSMNFRSTYPAEQKVPGEAAQDWVTRDQVSGAQRSCKSSLALKRCAEDNAGRNLFKKSKVDTKTKIGKAKKKEEPNVISQCKGKNININFLSANILNGDNSVSCVGAGDTRHSQPYTWSGDGPAHTKAYLTQRCILSTGTCQGIPQVRSNTRQNRVALVNQELQLQVDSGAARVTSVPGNVAPPLQDIALQPLLEVPVSEVSRPLKLVTISRSEEISSLPKEQCASKGNGQLSEEAPQYYYCNSSVGRTTTFFPLFSPAVLCICSTPRVCVLSPSTEAAGQHQAVCGNLPLKDSKRNPLESNEANKHESLCVRLANSSKHGEDLLESEKNESGKYCMLSPKCTSTLCNGQENKDTSKTEFSFPPAKPCSVIIEVPQKSLEKDMNAGGTPAPTSQHEPPQKQILNVGTKTPSHRRGLKAKCVTDAYGCGEFKCEIADELLNRDEKCLSTMNSLNVVNKTVTCTDQNPCFIQRKTDFNANGEESSSVKTSSTSVLEFVLPAAGVAGDSREDQTDRETLSGTSTLDVEPVSRFLGNDVCSVQIQPRKAPNIVNDYVTTNNQTMQNSRINSEEKIYKILYEESCQKSLSTNTRDIRSDEMKQHDHQHTQRSDHRKGNMESSEYPAFERHAEEVNPPVNSALSGERFSAIQNESTITSSLHQTSLNLDSSESKKTLKRNFQKLQPSEMGPSIQEVYRADVLLQENKDEGLSMYTINYQLLPSFKATWAADSAILLRRNSQSTSSGVHSNVTSLKGPLQCRLCKKSCTCLRMTPLAKESKSSFKTRKFKTLSPVKMQVTNVAGSASIIYTLVDVASQIAANSKTQGRHSVGRDSGLASCGKGQNGRLNISSNDPQVPCHVDQMCSGVDTPADANETRARKQATRADSKPSYPATNESCDTPYFRGGTPGHLRTMQWQNGINRIDNPETSVSQNGDSCHPSVSLAQDHLQPLQRTKKRKSIDESYATSSQSKDLVKWEKWSPALCSTNSHNLYSTRKEEISSHDSEGSTQTCFKRQGVEDGRGGGRGEDILRQAIEADLFDVLVTDDNSVSVWPMSEEATTQEQGFSSGQREGKLTELEPGSTPAHMTGDESDCQALFRGEASSESVTQVDYSISTTPLISDGGGAVDGNTTRKEDKESHRDVCGDLTNIDDARTETTESGDDLDDGDDLNGWTHADQLPFRCEFCGRLFKHKRSRDRHVKLHTGDKKYKCCHCEAAFSRSDHLKIHKKTHDTQKPYQCSVCNRGYNTAAALTAHMQNHKAKLTAHALNQLLKDAQAPVETHALTQLLRDSAAAESHAQSLNHFLKDSQKEHLLSPKGIEIGAGSSPGDLTSSPAGEPSPSLSPVAAVRCPVCHTHCKSQAHLQRHVSRYHGEEQHGVPLERPASRGGGSGTSSVGGASSAASTPSPRPPSSLPSPRPLSNPLLSLVAGKLACLYCSRDGFPSLEALQLHLQSSHGSVMNGEVRDMTTMLGLHPSLGASLSASGMATSLASPLGPGSSRGVSCELCGARVGGVTALQRHVVTAHTFTDLLARAAEGVFCAQCLLPFSNPGALAEHIKLVHASPVLSAVLNKRPPSPPTDTPTDLSKKSRHDGLTSDLPASTLLCSQCNAPFTNFEAFRRHLKSHLDGGEQVSATGGSGVQLACPECRLPLTSEAALEGHVATHLGVTSTEYGCQACLKLFSKPDELQKHLMDIHAHHLYRCALCKEMFDSKVSIQVHFAVKHSNECKVHKCTRCSLIFRSQSEFEGHIRVTHIRRGQMGGDSVGGGSVGGGGGSYRCLLCPLSLSSEAELAAHVSTHQRQFQCSLCDDAFHVEFLLDKHMQTQHNSELNGNVPQPENLAKPRRSPQKKDLRCDICDAEFSTDSALMTHRKQAHNIKSGSVGVTAKVAAASLSLFCAYCSEACKSRGDLEAHMKSHQGNGGRHKCNICDELCPSAALLAQHKLTHVKVVSGSACAVCREPLTSEQQFSSHQNEHHPSPLPQPCVVCRQTLVTDMEVSVHARFHATQAAQAAAAASVASVLSSGELHPQSTNSLVITTASNAPTTTTSSTNGSSNSSSSSNSTSPRLSPSQRCQECHIKFETAEEAEAHAAVHHQQQQQQGFGRSMASSSRTYQCIKCQESFASEAEIEAHVASHLLHEGSVHECHLCRATFDTPLRLQCHLIEHTFEGCGSFTCYMCSSVFTTASRLQQHMVEHGLSARPYDCHHCHQRFFFRAELENHALSHPEAAKGGCRECLASFPDLPRRSARRPSLSCGTSNPSVLSHVAQNPGKSDLRPTRPSSPVRDETDIGPTNGHASSMADSVED, from the exons ATGAAGATTCCGGATCATGAAAAAACTGGTCAGTGGACCAATGTGTGGACGCAGGACAGCGTGTTTGCACATGTGGAAAAGGAACTGAGGGAGATGGAAGACAGACTGGGTCCCGTAAGGAAAACACTTACACTTTCCGGGGAATTGTTTAATTTCATCGAGATGGAACTAAAGAAATTAAATTCTACTGTGATACTAGAAAGTTCTCCTCGATTGTTTCCTGTAGGTGAGCGTTTCTCAGAAACATCTCGATCACTGCCGAATGCTGTGCCGTctcatggaaggaaagaagccaGGCGAAGAACAGTGTCAGCAGGAGCCCTGGACAACACACGCGGGAAGTCTAACACAAGACGCCATGTTAGTGTTCGCAGCGAGAGCACCGCGACAGGAACCTTCCTCTTAGGCTCAGCACAGTCCTCTGCGCAAAGTGGAGGGTGTTATCAGAATagcaataaggaaaaaaataagaaattgatTTACAGCAATGTCTTGAGCTTGAAAGATCTCGATCAGTCTCTACCACCTCATTCTATGAACTTCCGCTCCACATATCCTGCGGAACAAAAGGTTCCTGGAGAAGCTGCCCAGGACTGGGTGACGCGTGACCAAGTGTCGGGTGCACAGCGAAGCTGTAAGAGTTCCTTGGCACTAAAGAGGTGTGCAGAAGATAATGCAGGTAGAAATTTGTTTAAGAAAAGTAAAGTTGATacgaaaacaaaaataggaaaagccaagaaaaaggaagaacctAATGTTATTAGTCAGTGCAAAgggaaaaacataaatataaatttTCTTTCTGCAAACATACTAAATGGTGATAATTCTGTGTCCTGTGTGGGTGCCGGCGACACCCGACACTCTCAGCCATACACTTGGTCAGGCGACGGCCCCGCTCACACCAAGGCCTACCTCACGCAGCGCTGCATCCTTTCCACAGGTACTTGCCAAGGCATTCCACAAGTGCGCTCCAATACAAGGCAGAATCGCGTTGCTCTGGTGAACCAAGAACTCCAGCTTCAGGTTGACAGTGGAGCAGCACGAGTCACCAGTGTCCCAGGCAATGTAGCACCGCCTCTACAAGACATTGCTCTGCAGCCCCTGCTAGAAGTGCCTGTCTCTGAAGTATCAAGACCTCTGAAACTTGTGACCATCAGTCGTTCGGAAGAAATTTCAAGTTTGCCCAAAGAACAGTGCGCCTCGAAAGGAAATGGACAACTCAGTGAGGAAGCGCCGCAGTATTATTACTGCAACTCTTCCGTTGGTAGAACcactacattttttcctctgttctcCCCAGCAGTCCTGTGCATTTGTTCTACTCctcgggtgtgtgtgttgtcacccTCCACAGAAGCAGCGGGCCAGCACCAAGCTGTGTGTGGAAATTTGCCTCTTAAGGACAGTAAACGTAATCCACTGGAATCAAATGaagcaaacaaacatgaatCACTCTGTGTTAGATTGGCAAATAGTTCTAAGCATGGAGAAGATTTactggaaagtgaaaagaatgaaagcggCAAATATTGCATGCTTTCACCAAAGTGCACCTCAACTTTGTGCAATGGTCAGGAAAACAAGGACACTTCTAAAACAGAATTTTCTTTTCCGCCTGCTAAGCCTTGTAGTGTGATCATCGAAGTGCCTCAGAAGAGCCTCGAAAAAGATATGAATGCTGGTGGGACTCCTGCACCCACCTCGCAACATGAGCCACCACAGAAACAAATACTAAATGTGGGAACAAAAACTCCCAGTCATCGCCGTGGCCTTAAAGCTAAGTGCGTCACCGATGCCTATGGATGCGGAGAATTTAAATGTGAAATAGCTGACGAACTCCTCAATAGAGACGAGAAATGTCTGTCAACCATGAATTCGTTGAACGTTGTGAACAAAACGGTCACCTGTACCGATCAAAATCCGTGCTTTATCCAGAGAAAGACTGACTTTAACGCCAATGGGGAAGAGTCAAGTTCGGTTAAGACGAGTTCCACGAGTGTTCTGGAATTCGTCCTCCCTGCAGCAGGTGTCGCAGGTGACAGCAGGGAagaccagacagacagagagactcTTTCTGGCACGTCAACCCTTGATGTGGAGCCTGTAAGCAGGTTCTTGGGGAATGACGTATGTAGTGTTCAAATTCAACCCAGGAAGGCGCCTAACATAGTGAATGATTATGTGACTACCAATAACCAGACGATGCAGAACAGTAGGATTAATTCTGAGGAGAAGATATATAAGATTCTTTATGAAGAATCTTGTCAAAAAAGTCTAAGTACGAATACGCGTGACATCCGTTCAGATGAGATGAAGCAGCATGACCACCAGCACACACAACGCTCAGATCACAGAAAGGGTAACATGGAAAGCAGTGAATACCCAGCATTTGAGCGTCACGCTGAAGAAGTTAACCCGCCCGTCAACAGTGCCTTGTCTGGTGAGAGATTTAGTGCCATCCAAAATGAATCCACTATTACAAGCAGCCTCCATCAAACTTCATTGAACCTAGACTCCAGTGAAAGCAAGAAAACTTTGAAACGAAATTTTCAAAAGCTACAGCCATCGGAAATGGGTCCAAGTATTCAAGAGGTGTACAGAGCAGATGTGTTgttgcaagaaaataaagatgaaggctTGTCAATGTACACCATAAACTATCAGCTTTTGCCATCTTTCAAGGCAACCTGGGCTGCAGACAGTGCCATACTACTGAGACGCAACTCGCAAAGCACCTCCTCCGGCGTCCATAGCAACGTCACCAGTCTCAAGGGGCCGCTTCAGTGCCGCCTCTGCAAAAAATCGTGTACATGTTTGCGAATGACGCCACTTGCCAAGGAGTCGAAAAGTAGTTTTAAGACTAGAAAATTCAAAACTTTATCTCCAGTCAAAATGCAAGTGACAAACGTTGCTGGTTCAGCCTCCATCATCTACACGCTGGTGGACGTGGCGTCTCAGATTGCTGCGAACTCAAAGACTCAAGGAAGACATTCAGTAGGAAGAGACTCGGGACTTGCATCATGCGGGAAAGGCCAAAATGGACGACTAAATATATCGAGCAATGATCCACAAGTGCCTTGCCACGTCGATCAGATGTGTTCTGGTGTGGATACTCCAGCAGATGCGAATGAGACTCGTGCTCGGAAACAAGCTACTCGGGCAGATAGCAAACCATCTTATCCTGCAACCAACGAATCCTGTGACACTCCTTACTTCCGGGGCGGCACACCAGGGCACCTTCGCACGATGCAGTGGCAGAATGGAATCAACAGAATAGATAACCCAGAAACATCCGTCTCTCAAAATGGAGACTCTTGCCATCCATCAGTAAGTCTTGCTCAAGACCATTTGCAGCCTCTACAGAgaactaaaaagagaaaatcgaTAGATGAATCCTATGCCACGAGTTCACAAAGCAAAGATTTAGTCAAGTGGGAAAAGTGGAGTCCAGCATTGTGTAGTACTAACTCTCATAATTTGTATTCCACTCGTAAAGAAGAGATTTCATCGCACGATTCTGAGGGCTCGACTCAAACATGTTTCAAAAGACAAGGAgttgaagatggaagaggaggaggcagaggagaggatATATTACGCCAGGCGATCGAGGCGGATTTGTTTGATGTCTTAGTGACAGATGACAACTCCGTGAGTGTGTGGCCCATGAGCGAGGAAGCAACAACACAAGAGCAAGGCTTCTCTAGCGGGCAGCGGGAGGGGAAGCTGACAGAACTGGAACCTGGGAGCACACCTGCACATATGACCGGAGATGAATCTGATTGCCAGGCACTTTTTCGAGGTGAAGCATCAAGCGAATCTGTCACCCAGGTAGACTACAGTATCTCAACAACGCCTTTGATCAGTGACGGTGGGGGTGCTGTCGACGGGAACACCACtcggaaggaagacaaggagtcGCATCGTGATGTGTGCGGAGATCTTACGAATATTGATGATGCAAGGACGGAAACTACTGAATCTGGTGATGACCTGGATGACGGGGACGATCTTAACGGCTGG ACTCATGCTGATCAGCTGCCTTTCCGTTGTGAATTCTGTGGTCGTCTGTTCAAGCACAAGCGTTCCCGGGATCGCCATGTCAAGCTGCACACTGGAGACAAGAAGTACAAGTGCTGCCACTGCGAGGCTGCCTTCTCCCGCAG CGATCACCTCAAGATTCACAAGAAGACCCACGACACGCAAAAGCCGTACCAATGCTCCGTCTGCAACCGAGGCTACAACACTGCGGCCGCACTGACGGCACACATGCAGAACCATAAAGCTAAGCTGACCGCGCACGCCCTCAACCAGCTGCTGAAGGATGCCCAGGCGCCTGTAGAAACCCACGCTCTGACGCAGCTCCTGCGGGATTCAGCGGCAGCGGAGAGTCATGCCCAGTCCCTCAACCACTTCTTGAAGGACAGCCAGAAG GAACATTTGCTGAGCCCTAAAGGTATTGAAATTGGAGCAGGATCTTCCCCGGGAGACCTGACATCCTCGCCGGCAGGAGAGCCATCACCTTCACTGTCCCCGGTAGCCGCAGTCCGCTGTCCCGTGTGTCACACGCACTGCAAGAGCCAAGCTCATCTACAG CGGCACGTGTCACGTTACCATGGTGAAGAGCAACACGGAGTGCCACTAGAGCGTCCCGCCTCGCGTGGCGGGGGATCAGGCACCTCCTCTGTGGGTGGGGCGTCGTCAGCAGCATCCACTCCATCACCGCGTCcaccttcttcacttccttctccccgTCCGTTATCCAACCCACTGCTGTCGCTGGTGGCGGGGAAGTTGGCCTGCCTGTACTGCTCCAGGGATGGCTTCCCTTCTCTCGAGGCACTGCAGCTGCACCTACAGTCCTCCCATG gTTCTGTTATGAATGGAGAAGTACGGGACATGACAACAATGCTGGGCCTCCACCCTTCTCTCGGTGCTTCTCTCAGCGCCAGCGGCATGGCGACATCCTTGGCTTCCCCTCTAGGACCTGGGTCTTCCCGAGGAGTGAGCTGTGAGCTGTGTGGAGCACGTGTGGGAGGTGTAACAGCTCTACAGCGCCATGTAGTGACGGCTCACACCTTCACTGATCTCCTGGCGCGTGCTGCGGAGGGAGTGTTCTGCGCACAGTGTTTGTTACCCTTCAGTAACCCAGGTGCCTTGGCTGAACACATCAAGCTTGTTCATGCTTCACCTGTGCTGTCAGCAGTGCTCAACAAAcgaccaccttcaccacccacTGACACCCCAACTGATTTAAGTAAAAAATCAAGGCATGATGGATTGACTTCAGACCTTCCCGCCTCAACACTGCTGTGTAGTCAGTGCAACGCACCGTTCACAAATTTCGAAGCTTTCCGTAGACATCTTAAGTCTCACCTGGATGGAGGAGAGCAGGTGAGTGCCACTGGAGGAAGTGGAGTCCAGCTGGCATGCCCTGAGTGCCGTCTACCTTTGACATCGGAGGCCGCCCTTGAGGGACACGTGGCCACCCATCTTGGCGTCACGTCCACAGAGTACGGCTGCCAGGCTTGTCTGAAGCTATTCTCAAAACCTGATGAACTGCAAAAACACTTGATGGATATTCACGCCCATCATTTATACCGGTGTGCTCTCTGCAAGGAAATGTTTGACTCCAAAGTATCGATCCAAGTCCATTTTGCCGTCAAACACAGCAATGAATGCAAAGTTCACAAATGCACCCGGTGTTCGCTCATATTCCGGTCCCAGTCAGAGTTTGAGGGCCATATACGTGTAACCCACATTAGACGTGGCCAGATGGGTGGTGATTCAGTTGGGGGCGGGAGTgtcgggggagggggagggtccTACCGGTGTTTGTTGTGTCCCCTCAGCCTGAGCTCTGAGGCCGAGCTGGCAGCACACGTCTCAACGCACCAGCGTCAGTTCCAGTGTTCTCTTTGTGATGATGCTTTTCACGTGGAATTTCTCTTGGACAAGCATATGCAGACCCAGCACAACTCAGAACTCAATGGCAATGTGCCACAGCCAGAAAATTTGGCAAAACCTAGGAGAAGTCCCCAGAAAAAGGACCTGAGGTGCGATATTTGTGATGCAGAGTTTTCCACAGATTCTGCACTCATGACTCACAGGAAACAAGCTCACAACATTAAGAGTGGGTCTGTTGGTGTCACTGCCAAGGTAGCGGCAGCTTCTCTGAGTCTGTTTTGTGCATATTGCAGCGAAGCTTGCAAGTCTCGAGGAGACCTGGAGGCCCACATGAAGTCTCACCAGGGTAATGGCGGTCGTCATAAATGCAATATCTGTGATGAATTATGTCCATCTGCTGCTCTTCTAGCTCAACACAAACTCACACATGTAAAAGTGGTGTCAGGTAGTGCATGCGCAGTGTGCCGCGAGCCCCTGACGTCTGAACAGCAGTTCTCTAGCCACCAGAACGAGCACCATCCCTCCCCACTGCCCCAGCCGTGTGTTGTGTGCAGACAAACGCTCGTCACTGACATGGAGGTCAGTGTTCATGCTCGATTTCATGCTACACAAGCTGCTCAAGCTGCAGCAGCGGCATCAGTCGCATCAGTGTTGAGCAGTGGTGAATTGCATCCTCAGTCAACAAACTCGCTGGTCATCACAACAGCCAGCAACGCGCCCACCACGACAACTAGCAGCACCaatggcagcagcaacagcagcagcagtagcaacagcactagccctcgtctttctccttcccaaaGGTGTCAAGAATGTCACATCAAATTTGAGACAGCAGAGGAAGCAGAGGCCCACGCTGCCGtacatcatcagcagcagcagcagcagggattTGGTCGCTCAATGGCATCGTCCTCACGCACCTATCAATGCATCAAATGCCAAGAAAGCTTTGCATCTGAAGCTGAGATAGAAGCACACGTCGCTTCCCACCTGCTGCACGAAGGTTCAGTGCACGAGTGTCATCTCTGCCGCGCCACCTTTGACACTCCGCTTCGACTCCAGTGTCACCTCATCGAGCACACCTTCGAGGGATGCGGAAGCTTCACCTGCTACATGTGTTCCTCGGTGTTCACCACAGCGTCCAGACTCCAGCAGCACATGGTGGAGCACGGTTTGAGTGCACGCCCCTATGACTGTCATCACTGCCACCAACGATTCTTTTTCCGCGCTGAACTGGAGAACCACGCACTCTCCCATCCTGAGGCTGCCAAGGGTGGGTGTCGCGAGTGTCTGGCAAGTTTTCCTGACTTGCCACGCCGCAGTGCGAGGCGACCATCGCTTTCCTGCGGCACTTCCAATCCAAGCGTGCTCTCTCACGTCGCTCAAAATCCAGGAAAGTCTGATCTGAGACCGACccgtccctcctctcctgttcGGGACGAGACAGACATTGGACCCACTAATGGCCATGCCTCATCAATGGCAGACAGTGTGGAAGATTAG